One genomic region from Halorussus rarus encodes:
- a CDS encoding DUF7120 family protein, whose protein sequence is MPQLEIALSDDVDMQIDQLVSQEEFVDRQEALEEILSLGIKEYQTTMESDTRDEMEFADEMMETTERSLGDEDEGYRF, encoded by the coding sequence ATGCCCCAACTCGAAATCGCCCTGTCGGACGACGTCGACATGCAGATCGACCAGCTGGTCTCCCAGGAGGAGTTCGTCGACCGGCAGGAGGCGCTCGAGGAGATACTCTCGCTCGGGATCAAGGAGTACCAGACCACGATGGAGAGCGACACCCGCGACGAGATGGAGTTCGCCGACGAGATGATGGAGACCACCGAGCGGTCGCTGGGCGACGAGGACGAAGGCTACCGGTTCTGA
- a CDS encoding DUF7124 domain-containing protein, with protein MNGSGDMTLAFELSALEELADPGAVFEDARRWSKYVGVVSDKPTYVVTNFTRKNRIRQDFFSGPRGKAESLESVREQFDTDRHVFVSTNDEDRDLADERGWEFLDVTDAAEAAEWQLADDVDEEAVESEADQRDDWP; from the coding sequence ATGAACGGAAGCGGCGACATGACCCTCGCCTTCGAGCTCTCGGCGCTGGAGGAGCTGGCCGACCCCGGCGCGGTGTTCGAAGACGCCCGCCGGTGGAGCAAGTACGTCGGCGTGGTCTCGGACAAGCCCACCTACGTCGTGACCAACTTCACCCGGAAGAACCGCATCCGCCAGGACTTCTTCTCCGGCCCGCGCGGGAAGGCCGAGAGCTTAGAGAGCGTCCGCGAGCAGTTCGACACCGACCGCCACGTCTTCGTCAGCACGAACGACGAGGACCGCGACCTGGCCGACGAGCGCGGCTGGGAGTTCCTCGACGTCACCGACGCCGCCGAGGCCGCCGAGTGGCAGCTCGCCGACGACGTCGACGAGGAGGCGGTCGAGAGCGAGGCCGACCAGCGCGACGACTGGCCCTGA
- a CDS encoding DUF5815 family protein: protein MAEPRVPGGRGAELDLPCGESVHVHDLDMGMREYDCACGEAHAVVTDVHPPSRFFPEFLVEVLRATIDTDDDLGEFGTPHVMGVVLEEFPESVVSENVEDDQDVGYALVWVTDFDSRRLHEIVVELVVELMEHAVSHADDDSAMAQFEDDMLDFDVSEFVAQYRRERDFSGPHDQAI from the coding sequence ATGGCAGAACCGCGCGTTCCGGGCGGCCGCGGGGCCGAACTCGACCTCCCCTGCGGCGAGTCGGTCCACGTCCACGACCTCGACATGGGCATGCGCGAGTACGACTGCGCGTGCGGGGAGGCCCACGCGGTCGTGACCGACGTCCACCCGCCCTCCCGCTTCTTCCCCGAGTTCCTCGTGGAGGTGCTCCGGGCGACCATCGACACCGACGACGACCTCGGCGAGTTTGGCACGCCCCACGTGATGGGCGTCGTGCTCGAGGAGTTCCCGGAGTCGGTCGTCAGCGAGAACGTCGAGGACGACCAGGACGTCGGCTACGCGCTGGTGTGGGTGACCGACTTCGACTCGCGTCGCCTCCACGAGATCGTGGTCGAGCTCGTTGTGGAACTGATGGAGCACGCCGTCAGCCACGCCGACGACGACTCCGCGATGGCCCAGTTCGAGGACGACATGCTCGACTTCGACGTCTCGGAGTTCGTCGCACAGTACCGCCGCGAGCGGGACTTCTCCGGCCCGCACGACCAGGCGATCTGA
- a CDS encoding diacylglycerol/lipid kinase family protein, which translates to MPDNGVDPTGEAVLPDGGVQNDRVLVLNPVSGSGDHRDRVRKLADRVGFTVLETQASGEGVAFGRLAAAAGADVVAAAGGDGTINEVARGIDAADALDEVTFGVVPTGTGNNFASNLGIEGVEHAFKVLADGERRRIDVATAGEELFLNSCIAGLTAEASASTSPELKDRLGMLAYVVTGLRTVREFDALPLAVEADCPAAEKTWSGEAVMVLVGNARRFPSSGRTQADCEDGLLEVTIVEQTPPSNLLGETALHRLFGDETEHVTNLLASELRLDVRREDPVGFSFDGETESYGSLTMRTGEKTVELPVGENYDPSPG; encoded by the coding sequence ATGCCCGACAACGGGGTCGATCCCACGGGCGAGGCGGTTCTCCCCGACGGCGGCGTCCAGAACGACCGAGTGCTCGTTCTCAATCCGGTCAGCGGGAGCGGAGACCACCGCGACCGGGTCCGGAAGCTGGCCGACAGGGTCGGATTCACGGTTCTGGAGACCCAGGCGAGCGGCGAGGGCGTCGCGTTCGGTCGGCTCGCGGCGGCGGCCGGCGCCGACGTCGTGGCCGCCGCGGGCGGCGACGGGACCATCAACGAGGTTGCCCGTGGTATCGACGCCGCCGACGCCCTCGACGAAGTGACGTTCGGGGTCGTCCCGACCGGGACCGGCAACAACTTCGCGTCGAACCTCGGAATCGAGGGCGTCGAGCACGCGTTCAAGGTCCTCGCGGACGGCGAGCGCCGCCGCATCGACGTGGCGACCGCCGGCGAGGAACTGTTCCTCAACTCCTGTATCGCGGGGCTGACCGCCGAGGCCAGCGCCTCGACGTCCCCGGAGCTGAAGGACCGGCTCGGCATGCTGGCCTACGTGGTCACGGGCCTCCGCACCGTCCGGGAGTTCGACGCGCTCCCCCTGGCGGTCGAGGCCGACTGCCCGGCGGCCGAGAAGACGTGGTCGGGCGAGGCGGTGATGGTGCTGGTCGGCAACGCCCGGCGGTTCCCGTCGTCGGGTCGGACCCAGGCCGACTGCGAGGACGGCCTGCTGGAGGTCACCATCGTCGAGCAGACGCCGCCGAGCAACCTCCTGGGGGAGACTGCCCTCCACCGACTGTTCGGCGACGAGACCGAGCACGTCACCAACCTCCTCGCGTCGGAGCTCCGGCTGGACGTCCGCCGCGAGGACCCGGTCGGGTTCAGCTTCGACGGCGAGACGGAGTCCTACGGCTCGCTGACGATGCGAACGGGCGAGAAGACGGTCGAACTCCCGGTGGGCGAGAACTACGACCCGTCCCCCGGTTGA
- a CDS encoding CehA/McbA family metallohydrolase, which translates to MYTVDLHAHTRFFHGRERAAAYYDPLGVRLLAGAARLRGLDGVALTNHDYYREFDLGDAGPDGRFAETVPGIEISTTHGHVLVVGPDPPRRTEPGDLSPAEAVDLAHDRGCAAIVAHPYRNSTVRQVDADFDAIEINGKHPRTEEWVRELADRHDLPLVGGSDAHFPVEVGRAYTEVDVAEFSPEAVVDAIRDGRVRPQVNRGALNRTVRTLYRRVHEEKDYLQRPEWLESPGVGDPPK; encoded by the coding sequence GTGTACACGGTCGACCTTCACGCGCACACGCGGTTCTTCCACGGACGCGAGCGGGCCGCCGCCTACTACGACCCGCTGGGCGTCCGACTGCTGGCGGGAGCGGCCCGACTGCGGGGCCTCGACGGGGTGGCGCTGACCAACCACGACTACTACCGCGAGTTCGACCTGGGCGACGCGGGGCCGGACGGCCGGTTCGCCGAGACGGTTCCCGGTATCGAGATCTCGACCACCCACGGCCACGTTCTCGTGGTCGGTCCGGACCCGCCCCGCCGCACCGAGCCCGGCGACCTCTCGCCGGCGGAGGCCGTCGACCTCGCCCACGACCGGGGGTGTGCGGCCATCGTCGCCCACCCGTACCGGAACAGCACGGTCCGGCAGGTCGACGCCGACTTCGACGCCATCGAGATCAACGGCAAACACCCCCGGACCGAGGAGTGGGTCCGGGAGCTGGCCGACCGCCACGACCTCCCGCTGGTCGGCGGGAGCGACGCCCACTTCCCGGTCGAGGTGGGCCGGGCCTACACCGAGGTCGACGTCGCCGAGTTCTCGCCCGAGGCGGTCGTCGACGCCATCCGCGACGGCCGGGTCCGGCCGCAGGTCAACCGGGGCGCGCTCAACCGGACGGTCCGGACGCTCTACCGCCGGGTCCACGAGGAGAAGGACTACCTCCAGCGGCCCGAGTGGCTCGAGTCGCCGGGCGTGGGCGACCCCCCGAAATAG
- a CDS encoding Lrp/AsnC family transcriptional regulator, protein MDELDRDILSILRRDARKPYTEIAEEVGTSEGTVRNRVERMTDEGVIERFTVATQTGNVKAMIELDVAVDVNTSSLSRRVADWEQVDFVWQVSGEEDIVLVVDAADTQSVNQLITRARELEEVVNTKTRLILNEKLG, encoded by the coding sequence ATGGACGAACTCGACCGCGACATCCTGAGCATCCTCAGGCGAGACGCCCGAAAACCGTACACGGAGATCGCCGAGGAGGTCGGCACCAGCGAGGGGACCGTCCGGAACCGGGTCGAGCGGATGACCGACGAGGGGGTCATCGAGCGGTTCACCGTCGCGACCCAGACCGGCAACGTGAAGGCGATGATCGAACTCGACGTGGCGGTCGACGTCAACACCTCGTCGCTGAGCCGGCGGGTGGCCGACTGGGAGCAGGTCGACTTCGTCTGGCAGGTCTCGGGCGAGGAGGACATCGTGCTGGTCGTGGACGCCGCCGACACGCAGAGCGTCAACCAGCTCATCACCCGCGCCCGCGAACTCGAGGAGGTCGTCAACACCAAGACCAGACTGATTCTCAACGAGAAGCTGGGGTGA
- the carA gene encoding glutamine-hydrolyzing carbamoyl-phosphate synthase small subunit: MPDAYVALEGGSVVEARCCAPGTSHGELVFTTAYTGYEESLTDPSYEEQVLTFSYPLIGNYGVRTDRFEDDRVHPRAVVARELTDDVAEWLADEGVPAVDHLDTRDLVGQIREGGAMKCGISAGPDASPEKAKAALADCPGMSDHTDIGAQVSVTEATTYEGGDGPDVALVDCGAKGSITDSLLARDATVHVLPYDVSSETVADLDPDVLFISNGPGDPANFEAAQALVEEFAGEVPLAGICLGQQIVARALGGTTEKMDFGHRGVNQPVRDLRTDRVVMTTQNHGYTVAEPGPELDVTQVNVNDDTAEGLESEDLSVITRQYHPEANPGPHDSLDFFEDVLAMAGDECRAPVAAD; this comes from the coding sequence ATGCCGGACGCATACGTCGCGCTGGAGGGCGGCAGTGTCGTGGAGGCACGCTGTTGCGCTCCGGGCACGTCCCACGGGGAACTAGTGTTCACGACCGCGTACACCGGGTACGAAGAGAGCCTGACCGACCCCTCGTACGAGGAGCAGGTCCTGACGTTCTCGTACCCCCTCATCGGGAACTACGGCGTCCGAACCGATCGATTCGAGGACGACCGCGTCCACCCGCGCGCGGTCGTCGCGCGCGAACTCACCGACGACGTGGCCGAGTGGCTCGCGGACGAGGGCGTGCCCGCGGTCGACCACCTCGACACCCGCGACCTGGTGGGCCAGATCCGGGAGGGCGGCGCCATGAAGTGCGGCATCTCGGCCGGTCCCGACGCGTCGCCAGAGAAGGCGAAGGCGGCGCTCGCGGACTGTCCGGGTATGAGCGACCACACCGACATCGGCGCCCAGGTCAGCGTGACCGAGGCGACGACCTACGAGGGCGGCGACGGTCCCGACGTCGCGCTGGTCGACTGCGGCGCGAAGGGCAGCATCACCGACTCGCTGCTCGCGCGCGACGCGACGGTCCACGTCCTGCCCTACGACGTCTCGTCCGAGACGGTCGCCGACCTCGACCCCGACGTGCTGTTCATCTCGAACGGGCCGGGCGACCCTGCGAACTTCGAAGCCGCCCAGGCGCTCGTCGAGGAGTTCGCCGGCGAGGTCCCGCTGGCGGGCATCTGCCTGGGCCAGCAGATCGTCGCCCGGGCGCTCGGCGGCACGACCGAGAAGATGGACTTCGGCCACCGCGGCGTCAACCAGCCGGTCCGGGACCTCCGGACCGACCGGGTCGTGATGACCACCCAGAACCACGGCTACACCGTCGCCGAGCCCGGCCCGGAGCTCGACGTGACGCAGGTCAACGTCAACGACGACACCGCCGAGGGCCTGGAGAGCGAGGACCTGAGCGTCATCACCCGCCAGTACCACCCCGAGGCCAACCCCGGCCCGCACGACAGCCTCGACTTCTTCGAGGACGTGCTCGCGATGGCCGGCGACGAGTGTCGAGCGCCGGTCGCCGCAGACTGA
- a CDS encoding CNNM domain-containing protein, whose translation MTPIELGLRLVAGVLLILTNGFFVAIEFALTRARQFTEDEFVDGDSRLERAWEMTQDLELYLTTCQVGITASSIAVGIVAEPALAALFEPLFAGTTLATIGAGAIIAYAIINLVHLTHGEQTPTYLGVERSRMVSRYGAAPLYWFYRLISPLITFGDWIAKWTLRLFGVEMTGAWLEAEEDAIESRAQLRNRLSSLLERGEISGERHDEVVNALAAGNIEVRDVMVDEQDVVFLSTGDSAEENLRRVSDTPHTRYPLVGADVEEVVGIVYVPAVVDKIEELKAGEVTFEEIAAPPMTVSADTTISDAIDRFQAEGQELALVLSDGDVVGLVTATDALEAVMGELEDPLDGESGSEWTGRGQATPE comes from the coding sequence ATGACCCCCATAGAGCTCGGTCTCCGCCTCGTCGCGGGCGTCCTGCTCATCCTCACGAACGGCTTCTTCGTCGCCATCGAGTTCGCGCTGACGCGTGCTCGGCAGTTCACGGAGGACGAGTTCGTCGACGGCGACTCGCGACTCGAACGGGCGTGGGAGATGACCCAGGACCTCGAACTCTACCTGACGACCTGCCAGGTCGGCATCACGGCGTCGAGCATCGCGGTCGGCATCGTCGCCGAACCGGCGCTCGCGGCGCTGTTCGAGCCGCTGTTCGCGGGCACGACGCTCGCGACGATCGGGGCCGGGGCGATCATCGCGTACGCTATCATCAACCTCGTCCACCTCACCCACGGCGAGCAGACCCCGACGTATCTCGGCGTCGAGCGCTCGCGGATGGTGAGCCGGTACGGCGCCGCGCCGCTCTACTGGTTCTACAGGCTCATCTCGCCGCTCATCACGTTCGGGGACTGGATCGCGAAGTGGACGCTGCGACTGTTCGGCGTCGAGATGACCGGCGCCTGGCTCGAAGCCGAGGAGGACGCCATCGAGAGCCGGGCACAGCTCCGGAACCGGCTGAGCTCGCTGCTGGAACGCGGCGAGATCTCGGGCGAGCGCCACGACGAGGTGGTGAACGCGCTGGCGGCCGGCAACATCGAGGTCCGGGACGTGATGGTCGACGAGCAGGACGTCGTGTTCCTCTCGACCGGCGACTCGGCTGAGGAGAACCTCCGGCGGGTCTCGGACACGCCCCACACCCGCTATCCGCTCGTCGGGGCGGACGTCGAGGAGGTCGTGGGGATCGTCTACGTTCCGGCGGTCGTCGACAAGATCGAGGAGCTGAAGGCCGGCGAGGTGACGTTCGAGGAGATCGCGGCGCCGCCGATGACGGTCTCGGCCGACACCACCATCAGCGACGCGATCGACCGGTTCCAGGCCGAGGGCCAGGAGCTCGCGCTGGTGCTCTCCGACGGCGACGTGGTCGGCCTCGTCACCGCGACCGACGCGCTGGAGGCCGTGATGGGCGAACTGGAGGACCCGCTCGACGGCGAGAGCGGGTCGGAGTGGACCGGTCGGGGCCAGGCCACGCCCGAATAG
- a CDS encoding LLM class flavin-dependent oxidoreductase: MPTDLLLPQTTDLDTTDLGVRAEELGYDGLWLGELWGESAVVRLTDIAARTDEVALGTAILNVFSRSPAVLAMTAATLDRISDGRFRLGVGTSTRKAVEDLHGADWDDPNPVRRAHETIELAKAFLGDEGRVGYDGEVFDVRDFPALDADVPVYHAALGEANRRVVARLCDGWIPHNVPFPDLNGAYAYIVERMEAAGREASIDVAPYVPAAVDDDPEAAKDVIRGHVAYYVGNGRGYERAVGRRFPDEAEAVAEAWRDGDRGTAAERVTDEMVAALGVAGTPDEAREQFRAVADIDCVTRPMVTIPSNADDETVERTVEELAPENAG, translated from the coding sequence ATGCCGACCGACCTGCTGCTGCCGCAGACGACCGACCTCGACACCACCGACCTCGGCGTCCGCGCCGAGGAACTCGGATACGACGGCCTCTGGCTCGGCGAACTCTGGGGCGAGAGCGCCGTGGTCCGGCTGACCGACATCGCGGCCCGGACCGACGAGGTAGCGCTGGGGACCGCCATCCTGAACGTCTTCTCGCGGTCGCCCGCTGTGCTCGCGATGACTGCCGCCACCCTCGACCGGATCTCGGACGGCCGGTTCCGGCTCGGCGTGGGCACCTCGACGCGGAAGGCGGTCGAGGACCTCCACGGCGCCGACTGGGACGACCCGAACCCGGTCCGGCGCGCCCACGAGACCATCGAACTCGCGAAGGCCTTCCTCGGCGACGAGGGCCGGGTCGGCTACGACGGCGAGGTGTTCGACGTGCGGGACTTCCCCGCCCTGGATGCGGACGTCCCCGTCTACCACGCCGCGCTCGGGGAGGCCAACCGGCGCGTGGTCGCCAGGCTGTGCGACGGCTGGATCCCGCACAACGTCCCGTTTCCGGACCTCAACGGCGCCTACGCCTACATCGTCGAGCGGATGGAGGCGGCCGGCCGCGAGGCGTCGATCGACGTCGCGCCGTACGTCCCCGCGGCCGTCGACGACGACCCCGAGGCGGCGAAGGACGTCATCCGCGGCCACGTCGCGTACTACGTCGGCAACGGCCGGGGGTACGAGCGCGCGGTCGGCCGGCGGTTCCCGGACGAGGCCGAGGCGGTCGCCGAGGCGTGGCGGGACGGCGACCGGGGAACCGCCGCCGAGCGCGTCACCGACGAGATGGTCGCGGCGCTCGGGGTCGCGGGGACGCCCGACGAGGCCCGGGAACAGTTCCGGGCCGTGGCCGACATCGACTGCGTGACCCGACCGATGGTGACCATCCCGAGCAACGCCGACGACGAGACGGTCGAGCGGACCGTCGAGGAACTGGCTCCCGAGAACGCGGGGTGA
- a CDS encoding metallophosphoesterase family protein, which translates to MTTEGTAVTRRDAATSPDDGEDAEFEFRGEPATLARFAAPRAETPTALAIFSDPHVSTREEGTWKAYHRTEDRLRAAVADANDRGVDGAVVAGDLTGDGLPADFDAAADALADLDGPAVAVPGNHDVPKAFDDHDTPPVASFADRFAPDEFPFRKRLGGVDVLGLNSASAPDGELDATHDGAVSADQLSWLDATLPETDAALVVSHHNLPGLDAAVGPDGHAPHPPVGDAPALVDALSGRDALHVSGHVHLPAAITGDVRGLVCPALSSYPQSYVLAEVGPSGTTLRLVPVADDEGLAEAYDLAQTHSDRSANICDLVENQLADLPLADERSR; encoded by the coding sequence ATGACTACCGAGGGAACCGCAGTCACCAGACGAGACGCCGCAACGTCGCCCGACGACGGCGAAGACGCGGAGTTCGAGTTCCGCGGCGAGCCCGCCACGCTGGCCCGGTTCGCCGCGCCGCGGGCCGAGACGCCCACCGCGCTCGCGATCTTCTCCGACCCCCACGTCTCGACCCGCGAGGAGGGGACCTGGAAGGCGTACCACCGGACCGAGGACCGGCTCCGGGCCGCGGTCGCCGACGCGAACGACCGCGGCGTCGACGGGGCGGTGGTCGCGGGCGACCTGACCGGGGACGGCCTGCCCGCGGACTTCGACGCCGCGGCCGACGCGCTGGCCGACCTCGACGGGCCCGCGGTCGCCGTCCCGGGCAACCACGACGTGCCCAAGGCGTTCGACGACCACGACACGCCGCCGGTCGCGTCGTTCGCCGACCGGTTCGCGCCCGACGAGTTCCCGTTCCGGAAGCGCCTCGGCGGCGTGGACGTGCTGGGGCTGAACTCCGCGTCGGCGCCCGACGGCGAGCTCGACGCCACCCACGACGGCGCGGTCTCGGCGGACCAGCTCTCGTGGCTCGACGCGACGCTGCCCGAGACCGACGCCGCGCTGGTGGTGAGCCACCACAACCTGCCGGGGCTCGACGCCGCGGTCGGCCCGGACGGCCACGCGCCCCACCCGCCGGTCGGCGACGCGCCCGCGCTGGTCGACGCGCTGTCGGGCCGCGACGCGCTCCACGTCTCGGGCCACGTCCACCTGCCCGCGGCGATCACCGGCGACGTCCGGGGGCTGGTCTGCCCCGCGCTCTCGTCGTATCCGCAGTCGTACGTCCTCGCGGAGGTCGGTCCGTCGGGCACGACGCTCCGGTTGGTACCGGTCGCCGACGACGAGGGGTTGGCGGAGGCCTACGACCTTGCGCAGACCCACTCCGACCGGAGCGCGAACATCTGTGACCTGGTCGAGAACCAGCTCGCCGACCTGCCGCTCGCGGACGAGCGGTCGCGGTAA
- a CDS encoding Vms1/Ankzf1 family peptidyl-tRNA hydrolase — MLDELLGRAELKERIADLEEDKRHLERQLEAEEERRAEAATARQAAEERVNRLEDRIAELEDRVERTEGDGDAGLDFRGAESVRGDRLVDVLDRLDSVATGPEAALTAMVGEDGDLPDPVRDAFGDHAALVDRARPCLAVTDDAGLVSAALAPPVRPDPFAEWAEGFRLDREWFLPTGGFALALVRSDLFALGVYDGRDRVAFEGFESDVKGDHSKGGFSQGRFERRRDAQIDEHVEKCEDAVDEALAGDGPDRLFVAGQRTLLGEFAERADATRPVDATGEPEAALDDAFREFWTTRLYRI; from the coding sequence ATGCTCGACGAGCTGCTCGGGCGCGCGGAGCTGAAGGAGCGCATCGCCGACCTCGAGGAGGACAAGCGTCACCTCGAGCGCCAGCTGGAGGCCGAGGAGGAGCGCCGGGCCGAGGCCGCCACCGCCCGCCAGGCGGCCGAGGAGCGGGTCAACCGGCTGGAGGACCGCATCGCCGAGCTCGAGGACCGCGTCGAGCGCACCGAGGGCGACGGCGACGCCGGCCTCGACTTCCGTGGGGCGGAGTCGGTCCGCGGAGACCGCCTCGTCGACGTCCTCGACCGACTCGACTCGGTCGCGACCGGCCCGGAGGCCGCGCTCACCGCGATGGTCGGCGAGGACGGCGACCTGCCCGACCCGGTCCGGGACGCCTTCGGCGACCACGCCGCCCTCGTGGACCGTGCGCGGCCCTGCCTCGCAGTCACTGACGACGCAGGCCTCGTCAGCGCCGCGCTCGCGCCGCCGGTCCGCCCCGACCCGTTCGCCGAGTGGGCCGAGGGCTTCCGGCTCGACCGGGAGTGGTTCCTGCCGACCGGCGGGTTCGCGCTGGCGCTGGTCCGGTCGGACCTGTTCGCGCTCGGCGTCTACGACGGCCGCGACCGGGTCGCCTTCGAGGGGTTCGAGAGCGACGTGAAGGGCGACCACTCGAAGGGCGGCTTCTCGCAGGGCCGGTTCGAGCGCCGGCGCGACGCCCAGATCGACGAGCACGTAGAGAAGTGCGAGGACGCCGTCGACGAAGCCCTCGCGGGCGACGGCCCCGACCGCCTGTTCGTCGCGGGCCAGCGCACTCTGCTGGGCGAGTTCGCCGAGCGCGCCGACGCGACCCGGCCGGTCGACGCCACCGGGGAGCCCGAGGCAGCCCTCGACGACGCATTCCGGGAGTTCTGGACGACCCGGCTCTACCGGATATAG
- a CDS encoding dihydrolipoyl dehydrogenase family protein, whose product MTEFDLLVLGGGTGNVVASAAAEEGLDVALVERDRLGGTCLNRGCNPSKKLIHRADVAETVRRAGALGVEASVEDIAFADVVDEVNEKITNAAESKAETARESDRITFFQAEGRFVDERTVEVDAGEVSGPTSDAGAGVGDDATGPEELTAEKVVLAGGSRPMIPDSIEGTDDVDFLTSADALRLRERPDRLVIAGGGYIAVELGHFFGAMGTDVAIVGRGDVLLGREDRDVAEFVTGAYAERHEVHTGYEVTELAEGEVDDAEEGADEGTKLVRAESEGGEELELRGDEVLLATGRRPNSDSWNVEAAGVDTDEKGFVETDEYLRTSTDDVWAIGDIAGNYMFKHSGDREAEFAVRNAVRGERASVDYPGMAHAVFGSPQVGSLGETEGDLNRDDYDVGTFAYDDTALGSALVEEGFAKVLAAKDGEVLGFHVVGPHASMLVHEVATAVAAGADADRIAETIHVHPALSEVVQGAFREARGHPPTGI is encoded by the coding sequence ATGACCGAGTTCGACCTGCTCGTCCTCGGCGGGGGTACCGGCAACGTCGTGGCGTCGGCCGCCGCCGAGGAGGGGCTGGACGTGGCGCTGGTCGAGCGCGACCGGCTCGGGGGCACCTGCCTCAACCGGGGCTGCAATCCCTCGAAGAAGCTCATCCACCGGGCCGACGTGGCCGAGACCGTCCGACGGGCCGGGGCGCTCGGCGTCGAGGCCAGCGTCGAGGACATCGCGTTCGCCGACGTCGTCGACGAGGTGAACGAGAAGATTACGAACGCGGCCGAGTCGAAGGCCGAGACCGCCCGCGAGAGCGACCGCATCACCTTCTTTCAGGCGGAGGGCCGGTTCGTCGACGAGCGCACGGTCGAGGTCGACGCCGGCGAGGTGTCCGGACCGACGAGCGACGCAGGAGCCGGGGTCGGCGACGACGCGACCGGTCCCGAGGAGCTAACGGCCGAGAAGGTCGTGCTCGCCGGCGGCTCTCGGCCGATGATTCCGGACTCCATCGAGGGCACCGACGACGTCGACTTCCTGACGAGCGCCGACGCCCTCCGACTCCGCGAGCGCCCGGACCGCCTCGTGATAGCGGGCGGCGGCTACATCGCGGTCGAGCTGGGCCACTTCTTCGGCGCGATGGGGACCGACGTCGCGATCGTGGGCCGCGGCGACGTGCTCCTGGGACGCGAGGACCGAGACGTCGCCGAGTTCGTGACCGGCGCGTACGCCGAGCGCCACGAGGTCCACACCGGGTACGAGGTCACGGAACTGGCCGAAGGCGAGGTGGACGACGCCGAGGAGGGAGCGGACGAGGGCACCAAGCTGGTACGCGCGGAATCTGAGGGCGGCGAGGAACTCGAACTCCGGGGCGACGAGGTGCTGCTCGCGACCGGCCGGCGGCCCAACTCCGACTCCTGGAACGTAGAGGCCGCGGGCGTCGACACCGACGAGAAGGGGTTCGTCGAGACCGACGAGTACCTCCGGACGTCGACCGACGACGTCTGGGCCATCGGCGATATCGCGGGCAACTACATGTTCAAGCACTCGGGCGACCGGGAGGCCGAGTTCGCGGTCCGGAACGCGGTCCGGGGCGAGCGCGCGAGCGTCGACTACCCCGGGATGGCCCACGCGGTCTTCGGGTCGCCCCAGGTCGGGAGCCTCGGCGAGACCGAGGGCGACCTCAACCGCGACGACTACGACGTCGGGACCTTCGCGTACGACGACACCGCGCTCGGGTCGGCGCTCGTCGAGGAGGGGTTCGCCAAGGTCCTCGCGGCCAAAGACGGCGAGGTGCTCGGGTTCCACGTGGTCGGGCCCCACGCCTCGATGCTGGTCCACGAGGTCGCCACCGCGGTCGCGGCGGGGGCCGACGCCGACCGCATCGCCGAGACGATTCACGTCCACCCGGCGCTCTCGGAGGTCGTCCAGGGCGCGTTCCGGGAGGCCAGGGGACACCCGCCGACGGGCATCTGA